Proteins co-encoded in one Columba livia isolate bColLiv1 breed racing homer chromosome 14, bColLiv1.pat.W.v2, whole genome shotgun sequence genomic window:
- the CAMLG gene encoding guided entry of tail-anchored proteins factor CAMLG encodes MEDGGGAGAASAPPGAPAGLSASQRRAELRRRKLLMNSEERINRIMGFHRPAAGKDDESHTESKLQHEQDISNSLPIPSVSKRIVLGDSVCSVAGAADHGGSVLDLKGDKDFFSKTPELVSEGTSELRHRHRAELPAEAAPRPPRRGLDQYLSRFDEALKLRNQLMNEKPSQENGNAVEEFDSFRIFRLVGCALLAITVRAFVCKYLSIFAPFLTLQLAYMGLSKYFPKSEKKVKTTVLTAALLLSGIPAEVISRSMDTYSKMGDVFTDLCVYFFTFIFCHELTLVFGSELP; translated from the exons ATGGAGGACGGTGGTGGGGCGGGAGCGGCGTCCGCGCCCCCGGGGGCCCCCGCTGGCCTCTCGGCCTCGCAGCGCCGAGCCGAGCTGCGGCGGAGGAAACTGCTGATGAACTCGGAGGAGCGGATCAACCGCATCATGGGCTTCCACCGGCCCGCGGCGGGCAAGG ATGATGAAAGTCACACAGAATCAAAACTTCAGCACGAACAAGATATATCAAATTCCCTTCCCATTCCTTCAGTTTCCAAGCGAATAGTGCTTGGTGATTCTGTCTGCAGTGTGGCGGGTGCAGCTGACCATGGAGGCAGCGTGCTAGATCTCAAAGGGGATAAGGACTTCTTCAGTAAAACTCCAGAGCTTGTCAGTGAGGGTACAAGTGAGCTCCGTCACCGTCACAGAGCGGAGCTGCCAGCTGAAGCTGCACCACGGCCACCTAGACGTGGATTAGACCAGTACTTATCCAGATTTGATGAAGCTCTGAAGCTGAGGAACCAGCTGATGAATGAGAAGCCAAGCCAAGAGAACGGGAATGCAGTGGAGGAGTTTGACTCTTTCCGCATTTTCAGATTGGTGGGATGTGCTCTGCTTGCCATCACAGTCAGGGCTTTTGTGTGCAAGTACTTG TCAATATTTGCACCATTTCTTACTCTCCAACTTGCTTACATGGGACTGTCCAAGTACTTTCCAAAG agtgAGAAGAAGGTGAAAACGACAGTACTAACTGCTGCCCTTTTACTGTCTGGAATCCCTGCAGAAGTCATTAGTCGCTCCATGGACACCTACAGCAAAATGGGAGATGTTTTCACAGACCTTTGTGTCTATTTCTTTACTTTTATCTTTTGCCATGAACTTACTTTGGTTTTTGGTTCTGAATTACCATGA